The following are from one region of the Natronomonas marina genome:
- a CDS encoding M48 family metallopeptidase, producing the protein MAGFSYVLVRFVFGVTSATALLFVGVTVPMLIAVALGWQIGAAVNRYDEYRLNREEASASTESSENTDQTASEEYEVSEGFRWVSWLPHHLNNFFVLFLGGSIVSGGFTTLVWVFFVRLTPEYPMPSPNVVVKGLFPMLILASYFGCLAVTGAPFISMFWRETTSHLETPEARHDHALRVALVVGGLFILVVAPWTALPIPSELRMPVTWALTFTYLFFAITLLPFLNMARPLTPEEYAAIVPEEIDADPHTSIWVATVGLRSTAMAAGIWPFRRVFVGETLLEDDSISPESLRAILHHEHGHHVLGHLRLAAGAGLIFFGGVGGILAVVSPSMQTLGVVMGILAFGFRFGLVRWVRRAELAADEYERQRVGSETAITALQSVADLRARESSKKTETSSLPWGAPFVIEWFLRVHPSVEDRIAVLRERQGCDSSP; encoded by the coding sequence GTGGCGGGCTTCAGTTATGTTCTGGTCAGATTCGTGTTTGGGGTTACATCGGCGACGGCGCTGCTCTTCGTCGGGGTGACGGTCCCGATGCTTATCGCAGTGGCACTTGGCTGGCAGATCGGTGCTGCGGTAAACCGTTACGATGAGTATAGGTTGAACCGCGAAGAGGCATCGGCGTCGACGGAATCATCGGAAAACACGGATCAAACCGCCTCGGAAGAATATGAAGTGTCCGAAGGCTTTCGGTGGGTCTCTTGGCTTCCACATCACTTGAACAACTTCTTCGTGCTGTTCTTAGGGGGGTCTATCGTCAGTGGTGGATTCACCACTCTGGTCTGGGTGTTCTTTGTTAGACTAACGCCAGAATATCCGATGCCCTCACCGAATGTCGTCGTCAAAGGACTCTTTCCGATGCTCATCCTTGCGAGCTATTTCGGGTGTTTGGCGGTGACAGGTGCGCCGTTCATCTCGATGTTTTGGAGGGAGACGACAAGTCATCTTGAGACGCCGGAGGCGCGCCACGATCACGCTCTCCGGGTTGCGTTGGTCGTTGGTGGACTCTTTATATTAGTTGTAGCACCGTGGACGGCGCTGCCGATTCCATCTGAGCTCAGAATGCCGGTGACCTGGGCGCTCACGTTCACCTACCTGTTCTTCGCAATCACGCTCTTGCCGTTTCTGAATATGGCGCGGCCGCTCACACCTGAAGAATACGCAGCGATCGTACCAGAGGAGATCGATGCTGACCCCCACACGTCGATTTGGGTTGCCACGGTGGGGCTTCGTTCGACGGCGATGGCGGCGGGTATCTGGCCCTTTCGCCGGGTCTTCGTTGGCGAGACCCTCCTCGAAGATGACAGTATTTCGCCAGAATCACTCCGCGCAATCCTCCACCACGAGCACGGGCATCACGTTCTTGGACATCTTCGCCTCGCTGCTGGGGCCGGATTGATTTTCTTCGGTGGTGTCGGTGGGATACTCGCGGTTGTTTCGCCATCGATGCAGACACTCGGTGTGGTGATGGGCATTCTCGCGTTCGGGTTCCGGTTCGGCCTCGTACGGTGGGTTCGCCGAGCTGAGTTGGCTGCCGACGAATACGAACGACAACGGGTGGGAAGTGAGACCGCGATAACCGCATTGCAGTCGGTTGCCGATCTCCGAGCGAGGGAGAGTTCGAAAAAGACGGAGACGTCGTCCCTTCCATGGGGGGCTCCGTTTGTTATCGAGTGGTTCCTTCGAGTGCACCCCTCAGTCGAGGACAGGATTGCGGTACTCCGAGAGCGACAGGGGTGTGACAGCTCGCCTTAA
- the rdfA gene encoding rod-determining factor RdfA, with product MCKVDDLIAEYGLTAPGSDYDSVDDYLAKRWTGTDGRTSEGYKKLTDWFNKRVLKSIYENYGRSTVSIHLDREYDVIVNEDNIQRAELAADLEGDGMDIDELKKTLVSHGTIRNHLKNCLEVEKDTQSTANSTTTTREKAIASAKRMAASKTENILPELAKDGVVPFADQATVDVEIRLQCPKCDTRVPIEDAIKRGYVCNDHMTDPTNTDPPNNSTPDPSENTESDENDSHHQSDTTMNSVPSSQTSLLLSLLALGATSFSSQSPMLIDSMLNTA from the coding sequence ATGTGCAAAGTCGACGATCTCATCGCAGAGTATGGGTTAACAGCCCCCGGATCTGACTATGACTCTGTAGATGACTACCTCGCGAAACGGTGGACTGGAACTGACGGCCGCACTTCAGAAGGATATAAAAAACTCACAGACTGGTTCAACAAACGTGTTCTCAAGTCGATATATGAAAACTACGGGAGATCAACTGTTAGCATCCATCTGGACCGAGAATACGATGTTATTGTAAACGAAGATAACATCCAACGCGCCGAGCTCGCGGCCGACCTCGAAGGCGACGGGATGGACATCGACGAACTCAAGAAAACTCTCGTCTCTCACGGTACAATCCGAAATCACCTCAAAAACTGTCTCGAAGTCGAAAAAGACACTCAGTCCACAGCCAATTCCACTACTACGACTCGAGAGAAAGCCATCGCGTCGGCGAAACGAATGGCTGCCTCAAAAACAGAAAACATCCTTCCAGAACTTGCCAAAGACGGCGTTGTTCCTTTTGCAGACCAAGCCACCGTCGACGTCGAAATCAGACTACAATGCCCCAAATGCGACACACGGGTCCCCATCGAAGATGCAATCAAGCGAGGATACGTCTGTAACGACCATATGACGGATCCAACTAATACAGACCCACCCAACAACTCAACTCCAGATCCGTCGGAGAATACCGAATCTGACGAAAACGATTCACACCACCAATCAGATACAACGATGAATTCTGTGCCCTCATCACAAACCTCTCTCCTGCTCTCTCTACTGGCGCTCGGAGCCACTTCGTTCTCGTCCCAATCGCCTATGCTAATAGATAGTATGCTCAACACCGCGTAA
- a CDS encoding archaea-specific SMC-related protein — protein sequence MTWNLEIENIAGIHRGEATIESGVNAVRASNWQGKSSFLTAIETAFGTETSLTEGQDHGHVELEIDDTTYAVDLARTNGTITQSGNPYLTDDVDRVCAALFAFLDETNEVRQAVRMGENLEDLLTRPLDFENVDEQIADLKAEQKQVEAELERAQNAANRLPRLQEKVTTLESQLEDLQEEWNELDNEASSDSDARDELSNLRAQLEKTKTDINRYESTADRVGDELEAKKEELEMLDVPTHEELEDDLEDLQSDLHEIERDKELLQSIYEVNQRVLEEDRLSLLTDVSHDMLSDQLACWICGNDTSSEEVEAQLDSISDRLNSLRDQESTLRKKVNELQEKQRTVRDAERKERDLRDRIGELESQLDDAQTNLESARERKASLEAQIDELEGLVSETQDHATDLQSEIKYMEAELEDARGELETVKSEASQRDVLEEELESLRSEVEDLRTRKERVKRNTRDAFDSALSDILTRFDVGFETARLTNNFDLIVARGGREARLDALSEGERELLGIIAALAGHEAFDVADRVPVMLLDGHTGLDDTNIHHLVDYLSERVDVLVLSAFPEYDAFEGHEVTPTNWETISYGDDVEEVVG from the coding sequence ATGACCTGGAATCTAGAAATCGAAAATATCGCAGGCATCCATCGAGGGGAGGCTACGATCGAATCCGGTGTGAACGCCGTCCGAGCGAGCAACTGGCAAGGAAAATCGAGCTTCCTCACCGCAATTGAAACAGCCTTCGGGACTGAAACAAGCCTCACTGAAGGCCAAGATCACGGTCACGTTGAGCTCGAAATCGACGACACCACCTACGCTGTCGATCTTGCCCGTACCAACGGCACGATTACACAATCCGGCAATCCATACCTCACCGATGATGTCGATCGTGTCTGTGCTGCCCTCTTTGCGTTCCTCGATGAGACCAATGAGGTCCGGCAAGCCGTCCGTATGGGTGAAAACCTTGAGGACCTCCTCACACGTCCCCTCGATTTCGAGAACGTCGACGAGCAGATTGCCGACCTCAAAGCCGAACAGAAACAGGTCGAGGCCGAACTCGAGCGAGCCCAAAACGCTGCTAACCGCCTCCCGCGCCTCCAAGAGAAGGTCACAACGCTCGAATCCCAACTCGAAGACCTCCAAGAAGAGTGGAACGAGCTCGACAACGAAGCTTCTTCAGATAGTGACGCTCGAGACGAGCTGAGTAACCTCCGCGCCCAGCTCGAGAAGACCAAGACAGACATCAACCGGTACGAATCAACCGCAGATCGCGTCGGGGATGAACTTGAAGCAAAGAAAGAGGAACTTGAGATGTTGGATGTCCCAACACACGAGGAGCTCGAAGACGACCTCGAGGATCTCCAATCTGATCTCCACGAAATCGAACGCGATAAAGAACTCCTCCAGTCGATCTATGAGGTAAATCAGCGCGTTCTCGAAGAAGACCGTCTCTCGCTTCTCACAGACGTCTCTCACGATATGCTCTCTGACCAGCTTGCGTGCTGGATTTGTGGGAACGACACCTCTAGTGAAGAGGTCGAGGCACAGTTAGACAGTATCTCTGACCGTCTTAACTCACTTCGCGACCAAGAGTCGACTCTCCGCAAGAAGGTAAACGAGCTTCAAGAAAAACAACGGACCGTACGGGACGCGGAGCGGAAAGAACGCGACCTTCGCGACCGCATCGGAGAGCTTGAATCCCAGCTTGATGACGCACAGACGAATCTTGAATCGGCCAGAGAACGAAAAGCTTCCCTCGAAGCACAGATTGACGAACTCGAAGGTCTGGTCAGTGAGACGCAAGACCACGCGACTGACCTCCAGAGTGAGATCAAATACATGGAAGCCGAGCTTGAAGACGCTCGTGGCGAACTTGAGACAGTCAAGTCGGAAGCCTCGCAGCGTGATGTCCTCGAAGAGGAACTCGAATCTCTCCGCTCTGAGGTCGAGGACCTCCGAACACGCAAAGAGCGTGTGAAGCGAAATACTCGGGACGCATTCGATTCGGCGCTCTCCGACATTCTCACGAGATTCGACGTTGGGTTCGAGACAGCACGCCTCACCAACAACTTCGACCTCATCGTCGCACGTGGAGGCCGCGAAGCTAGACTTGACGCTCTCAGTGAAGGCGAGCGGGAACTCCTCGGCATCATCGCTGCCCTTGCCGGCCACGAAGCATTCGATGTCGCTGACCGGGTTCCCGTTATGCTACTCGACGGGCATACCGGTCTCGACGATACCAACATCCACCATCTCGTCGATTACCTCTCCGAACGCGTCGATGTCCTCGTCCTCTCCGCCTTCCCCGAGTACGACGCCTTCGAGGGTCACGAAGTCACTCCAACCAACTGGGAGACCATCTCCTACGGAGACGATGTTGAGGAAGTCGTAGGATAG
- a CDS encoding transcriptional regulator FilR1 domain-containing protein — MTQSERATTNPLTDERIVVREFISDLAGSTSLDILRSLDEGAKTASTIAQSGEITRQTVSKHLVQLTDLGLTKTADTGGYELTAGGKITLEAFESCPNGLDREPLTQLTRSEHTIPLLQTLAEQPSRPSELVDITNGSPSRATVRRALRMFETEGWSVESDGVHRLTPAGQQTVERYEELAETIEQVLDKAPWFQRLNPIRTDIPVRALADAKLYVSSPHSPGIVLATALKLCDPRLDHFRVLTSIFNPTLFSAYNKLLKLGLKGEAIVDASLYQRLHEEEMEYFLDDSNYDNFQIFCLDEPLTLGIGIYDREQIAVGAYNKIGEGEHIAMILSSNEAVVQWGEELYNHYRKRARDPAEM; from the coding sequence GTGACGCAGTCCGAGCGTGCGACCACAAATCCACTCACGGACGAACGGATTGTCGTCCGTGAATTCATTAGTGATCTTGCTGGGTCCACCTCTTTAGATATACTGCGTTCACTCGACGAGGGCGCAAAGACGGCCTCGACTATCGCACAATCGGGAGAGATCACCCGACAGACGGTATCGAAACATCTCGTGCAACTCACCGATTTGGGGTTGACGAAAACAGCTGATACTGGTGGATATGAGCTGACGGCAGGTGGGAAAATCACGCTGGAAGCGTTTGAATCGTGTCCAAATGGTCTCGATCGCGAGCCACTCACCCAGCTAACTCGGTCAGAACATACCATCCCGCTGTTACAAACGCTTGCAGAGCAACCCAGCCGCCCGAGCGAATTGGTGGACATAACCAACGGGTCTCCGTCTCGCGCAACTGTTCGGAGAGCGTTACGGATGTTTGAGACGGAAGGATGGAGTGTAGAGAGCGACGGTGTTCACAGGCTCACGCCCGCTGGGCAACAAACAGTAGAACGGTATGAGGAACTGGCCGAGACAATCGAGCAGGTGTTGGATAAAGCACCTTGGTTCCAACGGCTCAATCCAATTAGAACGGATATTCCAGTTCGAGCCCTCGCTGACGCAAAGCTGTATGTCTCCTCACCCCACTCTCCGGGAATCGTCCTGGCGACAGCTCTCAAACTCTGCGATCCACGGCTTGACCACTTCCGCGTGTTGACATCGATTTTCAACCCGACGCTCTTTAGCGCGTACAATAAACTGCTCAAACTTGGTCTGAAAGGGGAGGCAATCGTCGACGCCTCGCTCTACCAGCGACTCCATGAAGAAGAGATGGAGTACTTTCTGGACGACTCAAACTACGACAACTTTCAGATATTCTGTCTCGACGAACCACTGACGCTCGGCATTGGTATCTACGATAGGGAGCAGATCGCGGTTGGGGCGTACAATAAAATTGGGGAGGGAGAACATATCGCGATGATCCTCAGTTCAAATGAAGCGGTAGTCCAATGGGGTGAAGAGCTCTATAATCACTATCGGAAACGGGCTCGAGACCCTGCGGAAATGTAG
- a CDS encoding DUF6610 family protein, whose product MQYLLTVALDHNSSPERSRYKFLHLSGQYLSRESFFTAAGLSRCTARHPYRSSRTVATSYSHFPRMASSSLQVASASTEIQRPFPPPHAAPEPDTLESARRPAYIGFLFRAPFATDAYKLGFTTGIREDYRLQIDSYRNVDLPVVMLDNEFHDPDPDRYVDRFREYEPDVAVIGDADTPQDAREYTQLARNLREEYPSTTYIIVPKCHEAIEIIDDDQVLGYPLGYSSLHADDYSDPVDWRGRHIHLLGGSPPVQYEALQDLTQPTLTGAPPANIVGMDWNGPAKVAYLGEYWSRDGWQSADSLGIRETVRRSLREMRAFWQERDLWPETTPCDVYGEAIQEPQDPVWAASGRNIYEEPSPFVPDDAPVYDPEDPDYDPLEDAIVIAYENGWTLAYRNESERQRIEYQEGLTPVNGD is encoded by the coding sequence GTGCAATACCTCCTAACCGTCGCACTAGACCACAACTCGTCACCTGAACGCTCGAGATATAAATTCCTCCATCTATCGGGACAGTACCTGTCTCGCGAGTCTTTCTTCACGGCAGCTGGCCTGAGCCGCTGCACAGCACGGCATCCGTATCGTTCGTCAAGAACCGTCGCAACCAGCTATTCACACTTCCCGCGTATGGCTTCCAGTTCTCTTCAGGTAGCTTCGGCTTCGACCGAGATACAACGTCCGTTCCCACCACCGCACGCGGCACCCGAGCCGGACACCCTCGAGTCGGCCCGTCGCCCCGCATATATCGGCTTCCTCTTCAGAGCGCCGTTCGCGACAGACGCCTACAAACTTGGCTTCACCACGGGCATCCGTGAGGACTATCGCCTCCAGATCGACTCCTACCGGAACGTCGACCTCCCGGTGGTTATGCTCGACAACGAGTTCCACGACCCCGATCCCGACCGATACGTCGACCGGTTCCGCGAGTACGAGCCCGATGTAGCCGTCATCGGTGACGCTGACACGCCGCAGGACGCTCGCGAGTACACCCAACTCGCTCGCAACCTCCGCGAAGAGTACCCGTCGACAACGTACATTATCGTCCCGAAGTGCCATGAGGCAATCGAGATTATCGACGACGACCAGGTCCTCGGGTATCCGCTCGGCTACTCGTCCCTCCACGCAGACGACTACAGCGACCCTGTGGACTGGCGTGGCCGCCATATTCACCTCCTCGGTGGGAGTCCTCCCGTCCAGTACGAGGCGCTCCAGGATCTCACGCAGCCAACGCTCACAGGTGCGCCGCCGGCGAACATCGTCGGGATGGACTGGAACGGGCCGGCGAAGGTCGCCTACCTCGGAGAGTACTGGAGTCGCGATGGCTGGCAATCCGCTGACAGTCTCGGGATTCGTGAAACTGTCCGTCGGAGTCTCCGTGAGATGCGTGCCTTCTGGCAAGAACGCGACCTCTGGCCGGAGACGACCCCCTGTGACGTCTACGGAGAAGCGATTCAGGAGCCACAGGACCCCGTCTGGGCAGCGAGCGGGCGAAACATCTACGAAGAGCCGAGTCCGTTCGTTCCTGACGATGCACCGGTCTACGACCCGGAGGATCCCGACTACGATCCGCTCGAGGATGCGATCGTTATCGCGTACGAAAACGGATGGACGCTTGCGTACCGCAACGAGTCGGAACGGCAGCGTATCGAGTACCAGGAGGGACTCACGCCCGTCAACGGTGATTAG
- a CDS encoding VirB4 family type IV secretion system protein, giving the protein MSSVPVAWVLGIASATGQVQQIIQTIQRAIQGGPNAPSPFILIGVAVGVALLLGLGILASRRLVGSSQHPSTNATNGAPETEVDSGRLNRLLSWLPGGSGSIPGAGTSARTDPANVNLEKIDDETFDRAVSILEQEGRETSRANIREQVARLIDFEAADPDEFRLGLIQDADSQAQIDQASVAPPSIVPEDPTTLYRNGEFVRILTPASAPESVFGGWLINLTTTNLDVRVSYHHTPRDPTTIRGALQDRLTELQIALSRKEEKGATDYHEDLNRREELDRLLRRLTEGTTRLYDIGIYIEVAGSTRDELEETARKVQQLVADRDVELVPLEFRQLESQDAIAPVVSDPIQNTDLMEHDAAATLFGFVEPAIAHEDGVLYGFDETGNPVIVDRYSLSGFSKVITGKIGSGKTFAAKLSLWRRLLIDPEFTAIAFDPTGDDFVDFFETLGGDVVTFGGDVTINPLEIHRGTGEAEDPYKDKLRSLTGMVRTFYDQSGDSLSAERAGLIQQVFHLAYLMYGITSEPRTHERENPTMEDVLDILKALADGEDPLEFVSYQGDATELHREERDELDERVDEVTSRLQSKDDSNLKSEANSLLRSLEAFQPGGVAANLSGKTTVDLEDERLIVFDMSAFQDTNQAPLLQHVMLDWSYQRARENSRRMEVIFEEVHYLLSQKSARSLIGLFTRHSRHFNAGLTLISQTAEEFMQETDDVHSPRAIYDQCDIKQLFYQESISDEVIDYYDLSPADVEAIQSFARGQESEFSECLLSVTGIARRHLEIHASELTVDLLTEPETAAATAQLVEQRRQQAATARSEQTTTQPEENAETAGGLGEEAAEKETTDSSTTPSETSEPPTDPITDGSGGSSSSGDTADDTNSE; this is encoded by the coding sequence ATGAGTAGCGTCCCAGTAGCCTGGGTACTCGGAATAGCATCCGCTACCGGGCAAGTGCAACAGATCATTCAGACGATCCAACGAGCGATTCAAGGCGGCCCGAACGCCCCGTCACCATTCATTCTTATCGGCGTCGCCGTCGGCGTCGCCCTCCTCCTCGGTCTTGGTATTCTTGCGTCACGCCGACTTGTCGGTTCGAGCCAACATCCATCTACAAACGCAACGAACGGCGCACCTGAGACGGAGGTCGACAGCGGCCGTCTGAATCGTCTTCTCTCTTGGCTTCCCGGTGGTTCTGGATCTATCCCTGGTGCCGGTACCTCCGCCCGAACAGATCCAGCCAACGTCAACCTCGAGAAAATCGACGACGAAACCTTCGACCGCGCCGTCAGCATCCTCGAACAGGAAGGCCGAGAGACGAGTCGGGCAAACATCCGTGAACAGGTTGCTCGCCTCATCGACTTTGAGGCCGCAGACCCCGACGAATTCCGCCTTGGACTCATCCAAGACGCCGACAGCCAAGCCCAGATCGACCAAGCGAGCGTCGCCCCACCAAGTATCGTCCCCGAAGATCCAACCACTCTCTACCGGAACGGCGAATTCGTCCGTATCCTCACTCCCGCAAGCGCTCCTGAGAGTGTCTTCGGTGGCTGGCTTATCAACCTCACCACGACCAATCTTGATGTCCGCGTCAGCTATCATCACACTCCCCGCGACCCCACGACGATTCGTGGTGCCCTCCAGGACCGTCTCACTGAACTCCAGATCGCCCTTTCTCGGAAGGAGGAAAAGGGCGCGACAGACTATCACGAAGACCTCAACCGCCGGGAAGAACTCGATCGTCTCCTTCGTCGCCTCACCGAAGGGACGACTCGACTCTACGACATCGGTATCTACATCGAAGTCGCTGGCAGTACCCGCGATGAACTCGAAGAGACCGCTCGGAAGGTCCAGCAACTCGTGGCTGACCGAGACGTCGAACTCGTTCCCCTTGAATTTCGCCAACTTGAATCCCAAGACGCGATCGCACCTGTCGTCTCCGACCCCATCCAGAACACGGACCTTATGGAACACGACGCGGCGGCCACCCTCTTCGGCTTCGTCGAGCCCGCCATCGCTCACGAGGACGGTGTCCTCTATGGCTTCGATGAGACTGGAAACCCTGTCATCGTCGACCGATACAGCCTCTCCGGCTTCTCTAAAGTCATCACTGGGAAGATCGGGTCCGGAAAAACGTTCGCCGCGAAACTTTCTCTCTGGCGCCGTCTCCTCATCGACCCTGAATTCACGGCTATTGCATTCGACCCCACCGGTGACGACTTTGTCGACTTCTTCGAGACCCTCGGTGGCGATGTCGTCACCTTCGGTGGCGACGTCACCATCAACCCGCTCGAAATCCACCGCGGTACGGGTGAGGCTGAAGACCCCTACAAGGACAAACTCCGTTCCTTGACGGGGATGGTGCGGACGTTCTACGATCAGAGCGGCGACAGCCTGAGCGCCGAACGTGCTGGTCTCATTCAGCAGGTCTTCCACCTTGCATACCTTATGTACGGTATCACTTCCGAACCCCGCACTCACGAACGCGAAAACCCCACTATGGAAGACGTCCTCGACATCCTCAAGGCTCTTGCTGATGGTGAGGACCCACTTGAATTCGTCAGCTACCAAGGAGACGCTACCGAACTTCACCGTGAGGAACGCGACGAGCTCGATGAACGCGTCGACGAAGTCACCTCCCGACTTCAGTCGAAGGACGATAGCAACCTCAAGTCCGAAGCTAACAGCCTCCTCCGCTCGCTCGAAGCCTTCCAGCCAGGTGGCGTCGCTGCGAACCTCTCTGGGAAGACGACCGTCGACCTCGAGGACGAGCGGCTCATCGTCTTCGATATGAGTGCCTTCCAGGATACCAATCAAGCCCCTCTCCTTCAACACGTTATGCTTGATTGGAGCTACCAGCGGGCTCGCGAGAACTCCCGCCGGATGGAGGTCATCTTCGAGGAGGTTCACTACCTGCTCAGTCAGAAATCTGCCCGCTCGCTCATCGGCCTGTTCACCCGCCATTCCCGACACTTCAACGCTGGCTTGACGCTCATCTCCCAGACTGCAGAAGAATTCATGCAGGAGACCGACGATGTCCACTCACCACGCGCGATCTACGACCAGTGCGACATCAAGCAGCTGTTTTACCAGGAATCAATTTCAGACGAGGTGATCGACTACTACGACCTCTCCCCAGCTGATGTCGAGGCCATCCAGAGCTTTGCACGTGGACAGGAGTCCGAGTTCAGTGAATGTCTCCTGAGCGTCACCGGAATCGCGCGTCGACACCTCGAAATCCACGCGAGCGAGCTCACGGTTGATCTCCTTACTGAACCTGAGACGGCCGCCGCAACCGCTCAGTTGGTTGAACAGCGTCGCCAACAGGCTGCCACCGCCCGCAGTGAACAGACTACCACCCAACCAGAGGAGAACGCCGAGACTGCCGGTGGTTTGGGCGAAGAAGCTGCTGAGAAGGAAACTACTGACTCCAGTACGACACCCAGCGAAACGAGTGAGCCACCAACTGACCCCATCACAGACGGAAGTGGGGGCTCATCCTCCTCTGGGGACACTGCTGACGACACTAATTCCGAATAA
- a CDS encoding cytochrome P450, with product MSSQLPPAPSGYPVLKNAVQFARDPFTFVERATSECGDIYRMALPAVDDVFVFTHPDHLDRVLVSDVEVFGKTEDYQRAFGNGLLSVEGQKWRQQRDMLQPLFYRDHIRDYTEQMVACTERRLETWIEGETLDMEPEMKNLTLEVLFSTLFGRSLVPGEDQELRDAADGLNEWFTPSSWILPPWLPTPARHRFNQSTKRLRQEVRRLLEEGSDRTRISEDETGGSEGQSNSKQGAHSNTPDLLTQLQKARNRADGSDLTIEEIEDQLITMVFAGHETTAAALAFTWYALATNPDLQEQLHTELVTVLDGDSPTYDDLQELEFTDRIITEALRLYPPVHTIPRRTLTDVEVGGYRIPEDHEIHLSIIHIHRDGRFYDEPMALRPERWTDEFEEELHDFAYAPFGGGRRTCIGREFALLEAKVVLATIGQKFQFDWENDEAIELEPRVTTQSKEGIPLRIRHR from the coding sequence GTGAGCTCCCAACTACCACCGGCACCGTCGGGTTATCCGGTCCTAAAAAACGCTGTCCAGTTCGCTCGCGATCCATTCACGTTTGTAGAGAGGGCGACGTCGGAGTGCGGAGACATCTACCGGATGGCTCTCCCGGCAGTCGACGATGTTTTTGTTTTCACTCACCCAGACCATCTTGACCGTGTCCTTGTGTCCGATGTCGAAGTCTTCGGGAAAACCGAGGACTATCAACGCGCGTTCGGGAACGGTCTCCTTTCGGTCGAGGGCCAGAAGTGGCGACAACAGCGTGATATGTTGCAACCGCTCTTCTACCGAGACCACATAAGAGACTACACAGAGCAGATGGTTGCGTGTACCGAACGACGTCTCGAAACGTGGATTGAGGGTGAAACACTAGATATGGAGCCTGAGATGAAGAACCTCACTCTGGAGGTTCTCTTTTCCACGCTGTTCGGTCGTTCGTTGGTCCCTGGCGAGGATCAAGAACTTCGTGATGCCGCTGACGGACTCAACGAATGGTTCACACCATCATCATGGATTCTGCCACCGTGGCTCCCGACACCAGCACGGCATCGATTCAATCAATCCACGAAGCGCCTTCGTCAGGAGGTTCGAAGATTACTCGAAGAAGGAAGCGACCGAACAAGAATCTCAGAAGACGAGACAGGTGGGTCCGAGGGCCAATCGAACTCTAAGCAGGGTGCTCACTCAAATACTCCAGACCTGCTCACACAGCTCCAAAAGGCGCGTAATAGGGCGGATGGATCAGATCTTACAATCGAAGAGATCGAAGATCAATTGATCACTATGGTTTTTGCGGGGCACGAGACGACCGCCGCAGCTCTCGCATTTACTTGGTACGCGCTGGCGACGAACCCAGACCTCCAAGAGCAACTTCATACGGAACTGGTCACAGTTCTCGATGGAGACTCGCCCACTTACGACGACCTCCAAGAGTTGGAGTTCACAGACCGAATAATTACTGAGGCGCTACGGCTCTACCCACCAGTTCATACGATTCCGCGCCGGACGCTCACTGATGTCGAAGTCGGTGGATATCGGATTCCCGAGGACCACGAAATCCACCTATCGATAATCCATATCCATCGAGATGGACGGTTCTATGATGAACCTATGGCGTTACGCCCGGAACGATGGACTGATGAGTTTGAGGAAGAACTCCACGACTTTGCGTACGCCCCCTTTGGTGGTGGACGTCGAACTTGCATCGGTCGGGAGTTCGCTCTCTTAGAAGCAAAAGTAGTCCTAGCAACGATCGGGCAGAAATTCCAATTTGATTGGGAGAACGACGAAGCAATTGAACTCGAACCACGGGTTACAACTCAATCAAAAGAAGGCATCCCATTGCGAATTCGACACCGTTGA